One Microcoleus sp. AS-A8 DNA window includes the following coding sequences:
- a CDS encoding PAS domain S-box protein, which translates to MTSTLKPTLNRDAFRVLWVEDNLTEAKQLQELELLLEAQGENIFLTHVKSITETIEALNQENFDVVLFDLSLPERPDLHPLTIIHEYISHPKNGACPAIIVIIGDDDQPLALQCIRAGVQDCWMKGNVSRIHLMDSLRYAIARRDAIASIAHQQMRETLLRNQQKYRCAISEFPDAITPTAPQPSHQEFISQEEHRFFTLSLDLLCIAGVDGYFKRLNPVWETTLGYTISELLNQPILELVHPDDRKASRRAVQKLKDGSIPSLKFQNRFICKDGSYRWLSWTTVSFSQEGLIYGVARDITERKHSEAALQSSEARFRTLVSNLPGAVYRCKCDANWTMEFLSRDIERISGYPASDFIANHKRNLNSIIHSEDVESVERAIQEALETKQPFSLEYRILHGNGSIRWVYEKGQGIFTTQGELLCLDGVIFDITERKQAESELHRTQQFLNSLLDNLPVGVFAKDAQKLHFVFWNKTLTELIGYSTNEVIGKSDYDLFSENHANFSKAQDQEAFLTGKLIDNPAEPIPTHRGQRIFHVKKIPIFDEVGRPQYVLGIADDITERQQTIDRLRLLERAIAASSNGIVITDATDSNHPLVYANPGFERITGYSVEEVMGQNCRFLQGTDREQPALAELRTALQQERECRVVLRNYRKDGSLFWNEFSISPVRNAAGKLTHHIGVHRDITELKQAEAALKQQVLREHLVGAMRARIRRTLNLKEVLTTAVEEVRQFLQTDRTVIYRFYPDWSGVIVVESVGEDWTPLFGLDIQDNCFAQTYASQYQQGRIRAVDNIHQAGLSQCHIDLLSQLEVQANLVVPLLQGETLWGLLIAHHCRDSRGWNSFEIECLSQLSVQLAIAIQQSTLFEQAQTELVERKRVEENLRRSEARERKRAKQLLIALHDLKNTQTQLVQTEKMASLGQLVAGVAHEINNPTSFISCNVAPALGYTDDLLHLISLYQKYYATPPAEIENEIVAIDLDFIKEDFPKLLRSMQKGASRIQQIVLSLRNFSRLDEAERKKVDLHQGIDNTLMILQNRLKEQSSRSAIQVIREFGNLPLVDCYPSELNQVFINILSNAIDAIECRMKKDASLTPQIRICTQVLSSRKTPVNTQNSQGQCPITHSHWSMAHGQFPIHFTDKVVIRIADNGIGIPENVNLRVFDPFFTTKPIGKGTGLGLSISHSIVVKKHRGELYYHTPDGQGTEFVIELPF; encoded by the coding sequence ATGACATCAACGCTGAAGCCAACGCTCAACCGTGATGCTTTCAGAGTTCTCTGGGTTGAAGACAACCTAACTGAGGCAAAACAGCTTCAAGAGTTAGAGTTACTGCTAGAAGCTCAAGGAGAAAATATTTTCTTAACCCATGTTAAGAGTATCACTGAAACGATAGAAGCGTTGAATCAGGAAAATTTCGATGTTGTTTTATTCGATTTGTCACTTCCTGAGCGCCCTGATCTACATCCTCTGACTATAATTCACGAATACATTAGCCACCCCAAAAATGGAGCTTGCCCTGCCATTATTGTGATCATAGGAGACGATGATCAACCACTCGCTCTCCAATGTATTCGCGCCGGAGTACAAGATTGTTGGATGAAAGGGAACGTCAGCCGTATTCACTTGATGGATTCCTTACGCTATGCAATCGCCAGACGGGACGCGATCGCATCTATTGCCCATCAGCAAATGCGAGAAACTCTGCTAAGAAATCAACAGAAATATCGCTGCGCGATCTCTGAGTTTCCAGATGCGATTACTCCAACCGCACCTCAACCCTCACATCAAGAATTCATCAGCCAAGAAGAACACCGCTTTTTCACCCTCTCCCTCGATTTACTTTGTATTGCTGGTGTTGATGGTTATTTCAAGCGATTGAATCCGGTTTGGGAAACTACGCTTGGCTATACTATCTCCGAGCTGCTCAACCAACCTATTCTTGAATTGGTTCATCCAGACGATCGAAAAGCCAGCCGACGTGCCGTGCAAAAACTCAAGGATGGTAGCATTCCCTCGCTGAAATTTCAAAACCGTTTTATCTGTAAAGATGGTTCTTATCGGTGGCTTTCTTGGACAACGGTGTCTTTTTCTCAGGAAGGTTTAATCTATGGCGTTGCCCGTGATATCACGGAGCGTAAGCATTCAGAAGCAGCCTTGCAAAGTAGTGAAGCACGATTTCGTACCTTAGTCAGCAATCTTCCTGGTGCTGTCTATCGCTGCAAGTGTGATGCTAATTGGACGATGGAATTTCTCAGCCGAGATATTGAGCGAATTAGCGGTTATCCAGCTTCAGATTTTATCGCTAATCACAAGCGAAATTTAAATAGTATTATTCATTCTGAAGATGTTGAATCGGTCGAGCGTGCCATTCAGGAGGCTTTAGAAACTAAACAGCCATTCTCTTTGGAATACCGAATTCTTCATGGGAATGGCAGCATCCGATGGGTTTATGAAAAGGGTCAGGGTATCTTTACAACTCAAGGAGAACTACTCTGTCTGGATGGCGTGATTTTTGATATTACTGAGCGCAAACAAGCGGAAAGTGAACTTCATCGCACCCAACAATTCCTCAACTCTTTGCTGGATAATCTGCCTGTGGGCGTGTTTGCCAAAGATGCCCAGAAATTGCATTTTGTGTTCTGGAACAAGACCCTGACTGAACTGATCGGTTACAGTACGAATGAGGTAATTGGCAAGAGTGATTATGATTTATTCTCAGAAAATCACGCGAATTTCTCGAAGGCTCAAGACCAAGAAGCTTTCTTAACGGGTAAGCTAATTGATAACCCCGCAGAACCGATTCCTACCCATCGTGGGCAACGCATCTTTCATGTCAAAAAAATTCCTATCTTTGACGAAGTCGGCAGACCGCAATATGTATTAGGAATTGCAGACGATATTACTGAGCGCCAGCAGACAATTGATCGTTTACGCCTCTTAGAACGAGCGATCGCAGCATCGAGTAACGGCATTGTGATTACGGATGCCACTGACTCTAATCACCCCTTAGTTTACGCCAATCCTGGTTTTGAGCGAATCACAGGTTACTCGGTAGAGGAAGTGATGGGTCAAAATTGTCGCTTCTTGCAAGGGACAGATCGAGAACAACCCGCTCTGGCTGAGCTGCGAACAGCGCTGCAACAGGAGCGAGAATGTCGAGTTGTGTTACGGAACTACCGAAAAGACGGCTCTCTGTTTTGGAATGAATTCTCAATCTCCCCGGTGCGAAATGCCGCCGGAAAATTAACTCACCATATCGGCGTTCACAGGGACATCACCGAACTCAAACAAGCCGAAGCGGCATTAAAGCAGCAAGTGTTGCGAGAACACTTGGTAGGGGCGATGCGAGCGCGCATTCGCCGCACTCTGAACCTCAAAGAAGTCCTGACAACGGCAGTGGAGGAAGTGCGGCAGTTTCTCCAAACGGACCGAACTGTAATTTACCGCTTTTACCCGGATTGGAGTGGAGTGATAGTGGTTGAGTCCGTTGGCGAGGATTGGACACCCCTGTTTGGACTTGACATTCAAGACAACTGTTTTGCCCAAACGTATGCCTCCCAATATCAACAAGGTCGCATACGAGCGGTGGATAATATTCATCAGGCGGGTTTAAGCCAGTGCCATATCGATCTCCTCAGCCAGTTAGAGGTTCAAGCCAACCTAGTGGTTCCTCTATTGCAAGGAGAAACCTTATGGGGACTGCTGATTGCTCATCACTGTAGGGATTCGAGGGGGTGGAACTCCTTTGAGATCGAGTGTCTCAGCCAGTTGTCCGTACAATTGGCGATCGCCATCCAGCAATCCACTCTCTTTGAACAAGCGCAAACCGAACTCGTGGAGCGCAAGCGAGTCGAAGAGAACTTGCGCCGCAGTGAAGCGCGTGAGCGGAAACGAGCCAAGCAACTGTTAATCGCACTGCACGACCTGAAAAACACCCAAACTCAGTTGGTGCAAACTGAAAAAATGGCGAGTTTGGGTCAACTCGTGGCGGGTGTTGCCCATGAAATCAACAATCCCACCAGCTTTATCTCCTGCAATGTTGCCCCAGCGCTGGGATATACCGATGATCTACTGCATCTGATATCCCTTTACCAAAAGTACTATGCGACGCCTCCTGCTGAAATCGAAAACGAGATTGTCGCCATCGACCTGGACTTTATCAAAGAAGATTTCCCCAAATTGCTGCGTTCCATGCAGAAAGGAGCCTCGCGCATCCAACAAATTGTCCTATCTCTGCGGAACTTCTCGCGTCTTGATGAAGCTGAACGTAAGAAAGTTGACCTTCATCAGGGAATTGATAATACCTTGATGATTTTGCAAAACCGTTTGAAAGAACAGTCCAGTCGCTCGGCTATTCAGGTCATTAGAGAATTCGGTAACCTTCCCTTGGTGGATTGCTACCCTAGCGAGCTAAATCAGGTATTTATCAATATTTTGAGTAATGCCATTGATGCCATTGAATGCAGGATGAAAAAAGATGCTTCTCTAACTCCTCAAATTCGGATTTGTACACAAGTTTTGAGCAGCCGTAAAACGCCAGTAAACACTCAAAATTCTCAGGGTCAATGCCCAATAACCCATTCCCATTGGTCAATGGCCCATGGTCAATTCCCTATCCATTTCACTGACAAGGTGGTGATTCGCATCGCCGACAATGGAATTGGTATTCCAGAAAATGTTAACCTGCGCGTGTTTGACCCGTTTTTTACCACAAAACCCATTGGCAAAGGTACGGGTTTAGGGTTGTCGATTTCCCACTCGATTGTGGTAAAAAAACATAGAGGTGAATTATACTATCATACACCGGATGGACAAGGGACAGAGTTTGTGATCGAGTTACCGTTTTGA
- a CDS encoding GTP-binding protein, whose protein sequence is MQSAVSSEQSQPMDASKHGLPVTIITGFLGSGKTTLLNHVLTNQQGLKTAVLVNEFGEIGIDNELIVTTDENMVELSNGCICCTINNDLAEAVYKILEREDKIDYLVVETTGLADPLPVALTFLGTELRDLTRLDSIVTVVDCENFSLDLFNSEAAYSQIAYGDIILLNKVDLVDEADVDALEVRIREIKAGARILRTTKSQVPLPLILSVGLFETDKYFGSEATEQAHDHDHEHHDHEHHDHEHGPDCEHEHHHHDHEHHDHEHHHHSNHLENDGFTSLSFESDKPLAIRKFQYFLDNQLPSNVFRAKGILWFDESPHRHIFHLSGKRFTIEDDEWNDKPKKSQLVLIGQDLDHQTLRAQIEKCVCLPSVNRGKGFGK, encoded by the coding sequence ATGCAATCAGCAGTTAGTTCCGAACAATCTCAGCCAATGGACGCCTCGAAACATGGCTTGCCGGTCACCATCATTACGGGTTTTCTCGGTAGCGGCAAGACCACTCTGCTCAACCACGTTTTGACAAATCAGCAGGGTCTGAAGACGGCTGTGCTGGTGAATGAGTTTGGTGAAATCGGCATCGATAATGAACTGATTGTCACCACCGACGAGAACATGGTGGAACTGAGTAATGGTTGTATCTGCTGCACGATTAATAATGATTTAGCAGAAGCCGTCTACAAAATCTTAGAACGCGAAGACAAGATTGATTATCTGGTGGTAGAAACGACGGGTTTGGCTGACCCTCTACCTGTGGCGCTGACCTTTTTGGGCACGGAACTGCGAGACTTGACTCGTCTCGATTCCATCGTTACGGTGGTCGATTGCGAAAATTTCAGTCTGGATTTATTTAACAGTGAAGCCGCCTATAGCCAGATTGCCTATGGTGACATCATTCTCCTGAATAAAGTAGACCTAGTGGATGAAGCAGATGTTGATGCCCTGGAGGTTAGGATTCGCGAAATCAAAGCCGGTGCGCGGATTCTCCGCACGACAAAATCTCAGGTACCCTTGCCTTTAATTCTCAGTGTCGGTCTGTTTGAAACGGATAAGTATTTTGGGTCAGAGGCAACTGAGCAGGCTCATGACCATGACCATGAGCATCATGACCATGAGCATCACGACCATGAGCATGGCCCTGATTGTGAGCATGAGCATCATCATCATGACCATGAACATCACGACCATGAGCATCATCATCATTCCAATCATCTAGAAAATGATGGATTTACCTCGCTTTCTTTTGAAAGTGATAAGCCTCTTGCCATCCGGAAGTTTCAGTATTTCCTAGACAATCAGTTGCCGTCCAATGTTTTCCGGGCTAAGGGAATTCTGTGGTTTGATGAGAGTCCGCATCGCCATATCTTCCACCTCAGTGGTAAGCGGTTCACGATTGAAGATGATGAATGGAACGATAAACCGAAGAAAAGCCAACTGGTTCTGATTGGTCAGGATTTGGATCACCAGACGTTGCGGGCGCAAATTGAAAAATGCGTTTGTTTACCTTCCGTCAATCGTGGTAAGGGGTTTGGAAAATAA
- a CDS encoding gamma-glutamylcyclotransferase has product MSDLKILSKKNMATFYYFAYGSCMCPVDLKRSLGENTHDYVVGPATLKGYRLGFYCYCEKRDCGVLDVVEDPNSSVEGVLYQLPWRQSINLDRRECVHEGRYKHEMIEVVCQGQLYKTVRTYVVIDKLSEEVAPGDWYFNVVLRGAVTSGLPEQYCWKLFNHMHQLQQQQLGSRRLQAA; this is encoded by the coding sequence ATGTCGGACCTAAAAATTTTGAGCAAAAAGAATATGGCAACGTTCTACTATTTTGCTTATGGCTCCTGCATGTGTCCGGTAGACCTCAAGCGCTCACTGGGCGAGAACACACATGATTATGTAGTGGGTCCTGCAACCCTCAAAGGCTATCGACTGGGTTTCTATTGCTACTGTGAAAAGCGCGATTGTGGTGTACTCGATGTTGTCGAAGACCCCAATAGCTCTGTGGAAGGAGTTCTCTATCAGTTGCCTTGGCGACAAAGTATTAATCTAGATCGGCGCGAATGTGTCCACGAAGGTCGATATAAGCACGAAATGATTGAGGTCGTATGCCAAGGTCAACTTTACAAAACTGTTCGTACCTACGTGGTGATTGACAAACTCTCGGAAGAAGTTGCTCCGGGCGATTGGTACTTCAACGTTGTTCTCCGGGGGGCGGTTACCTCTGGACTGCCAGAGCAATATTGCTGGAAGTTGTTTAACCACATGCACCAGCTACAACAGCAGCAATTGGGAAGCCGGAGGTTGCAAGCCGCTTAA
- a CDS encoding bifunctional acetate--CoA ligase family protein/GNAT family N-acetyltransferase — protein sequence MSKTLMQTTDPAHDVLRYERQPLDAIFAPKHVAVIGATEKAGSVGRTLLWNLISNPFGGTVFPVNPKRPSVLGIKAYPSIAAVPETVDLAVVVTPAPTVPGVIGECVAAGVKGAIIISAGFKEVGEQGIQLEQDVLKQARQGRMRIIGPNCLGVMSPVSGLNATFANAMARPGNVGFISQSGALCTSILDWSFRENVGFSAFMSIGSMLDVNWGDLIYYLGDDPATHSIVIYMESIGNARSFLSAAREVALTKPIIVIKAGRTEAAAAAAASHTGALTGSDEVLEAAFRRCGVLRVNMIDDLFNMAEVLAKAPRPKGKRLTIITNAGGPGVLATDALISEGGELAPLSPQTMDELNQLLPTHWSHSNPIDVLGDADPNRYAKACEIALKNPDSDGLLAILTPQAMTDPIQTAKQFVERLQGSTLPAKPILASWMGGAEVAGGEAMLNEARIFTLPFPDTAARVFNYMWRYAYNLRGIYETPVLEGRADDKAPDRVRATEIIQSIRASGRTLLSEFESKQLLKAYGIPTVETHIAQSEAEAVQLAQEMGYPVVLKLYSETITHKTDVGGVKLNLADADDVRKAYQAIESAVLLKAGAEHFLGVTVQPMLKLEGYELILGSSPDPQFGPVLLFGTGGQLVEVFKDRALGLPPLNTTLARRMMEQTKIYTALKGVRGRPPVDLAMLEQLLVQFSQLVVEQRWIKEIDINPLLASPDGFIALDARVVLHSLDVEEDKLPQAAIRPYPIQYVSDWTMKNGTPIKIRPIRPEDEPLVVKFHENLSEESIYSRYFHLMKLQTRVAHDRLSRICFIDYDRELALVADYTDPATGEHHLLGFGRLSKLHGRDEAEFSMLIGDRFQCKGLGTEFLRRLLEIGQDEKLQYITAEILSENRAMQHVCQKLGFHLESTSEPSIMKVVYKLR from the coding sequence ATGTCAAAAACCTTAATGCAAACTACCGATCCAGCTCATGACGTTCTGCGCTATGAACGTCAACCTCTCGATGCAATCTTTGCCCCCAAGCACGTCGCTGTGATTGGTGCGACGGAAAAAGCAGGCAGTGTTGGACGTACTCTCTTATGGAATTTGATTAGCAATCCCTTCGGAGGAACCGTTTTCCCTGTTAATCCCAAACGCCCTAGTGTTCTGGGAATCAAAGCTTATCCCAGCATTGCAGCGGTGCCTGAAACCGTCGATCTAGCCGTCGTGGTCACACCGGCCCCAACGGTGCCTGGTGTGATTGGCGAATGCGTAGCCGCAGGGGTCAAGGGAGCGATTATCATCTCGGCTGGCTTTAAGGAAGTCGGAGAACAAGGAATTCAATTAGAGCAGGACGTTCTTAAACAGGCACGTCAGGGCAGAATGCGAATTATTGGCCCCAATTGCCTGGGTGTGATGAGTCCCGTCAGCGGTCTGAATGCCACCTTTGCCAATGCGATGGCACGACCGGGTAACGTGGGGTTCATCAGTCAAAGTGGCGCTCTGTGTACATCGATTTTGGATTGGAGCTTCCGGGAAAATGTAGGCTTCAGCGCCTTCATGTCCATCGGCTCCATGCTGGATGTTAACTGGGGTGACCTGATTTATTACTTGGGCGATGATCCCGCCACCCACAGCATTGTCATTTACATGGAATCCATCGGCAATGCGCGGTCATTTTTATCCGCCGCACGGGAAGTGGCGCTCACGAAACCGATTATTGTGATTAAAGCCGGTCGGACTGAAGCAGCAGCCGCCGCTGCCGCTTCTCATACGGGGGCGCTAACTGGCAGTGATGAAGTGTTAGAAGCCGCGTTCCGTCGCTGCGGCGTATTGCGGGTCAACATGATTGACGATTTATTTAACATGGCGGAGGTATTAGCCAAAGCGCCACGCCCCAAAGGCAAACGCTTAACCATTATCACGAATGCAGGTGGCCCTGGGGTATTGGCAACCGACGCGCTGATTTCGGAAGGGGGTGAACTTGCGCCCTTATCACCCCAAACCATGGACGAACTCAATCAGCTATTGCCAACCCATTGGAGTCACAGTAACCCTATTGATGTTTTAGGGGATGCCGACCCCAATCGCTATGCCAAAGCCTGCGAGATTGCCCTGAAAAATCCTGACAGTGATGGACTCCTCGCCATCCTCACTCCGCAAGCCATGACTGACCCCATCCAGACAGCGAAGCAGTTTGTGGAACGGTTGCAGGGAAGTACTCTTCCGGCGAAACCCATCCTTGCGAGTTGGATGGGGGGAGCTGAGGTGGCAGGGGGGGAAGCAATGCTCAACGAGGCGAGGATTTTCACCCTCCCTTTCCCGGATACCGCCGCCCGTGTGTTCAACTACATGTGGCGCTACGCTTATAACCTGCGGGGTATCTACGAAACACCCGTCCTAGAAGGAAGAGCTGATGACAAGGCTCCAGACCGAGTTCGGGCGACAGAGATTATACAATCGATCCGAGCATCGGGTCGGACTCTGCTGAGTGAGTTTGAATCGAAGCAACTCCTGAAAGCTTATGGCATTCCCACGGTTGAAACTCACATTGCCCAATCTGAAGCGGAGGCGGTACAGTTAGCCCAGGAGATGGGCTACCCAGTGGTCTTGAAGCTATATTCCGAAACCATCACCCATAAAACCGATGTCGGTGGCGTGAAGCTCAACTTGGCGGATGCCGATGATGTGCGTAAAGCTTATCAGGCGATTGAGTCAGCGGTACTTCTGAAAGCTGGCGCTGAGCATTTCTTGGGTGTGACGGTGCAGCCGATGTTGAAGCTGGAGGGCTATGAACTAATCCTCGGCAGTAGTCCAGATCCTCAATTTGGGCCTGTACTCCTGTTTGGCACGGGTGGGCAGTTGGTTGAAGTTTTTAAAGACCGAGCTTTGGGGTTACCGCCGCTGAATACAACATTGGCACGGCGGATGATGGAACAAACCAAAATCTACACGGCTCTCAAAGGCGTGCGTGGACGACCGCCTGTGGATTTGGCGATGTTGGAGCAATTACTAGTTCAGTTTAGTCAGCTTGTGGTTGAACAACGGTGGATTAAGGAGATTGATATCAACCCCTTACTCGCTTCCCCGGACGGATTCATTGCTCTGGATGCGCGTGTGGTTTTGCATAGCCTGGATGTAGAGGAGGACAAGCTACCTCAGGCGGCGATTCGTCCCTATCCGATTCAGTATGTGTCTGACTGGACGATGAAGAATGGCACACCGATCAAAATCCGCCCGATTCGACCTGAGGATGAACCCCTGGTGGTTAAATTCCACGAAAACTTGTCGGAAGAAAGTATTTATTCTCGCTACTTTCACTTAATGAAGCTGCAAACACGAGTGGCTCATGATCGACTCTCCCGGATTTGTTTCATTGACTACGATCGCGAACTTGCTCTAGTGGCAGATTATACAGACCCCGCAACGGGCGAACATCACCTTCTGGGTTTCGGTCGCTTGAGCAAATTGCATGGGAGGGATGAAGCTGAGTTTTCTATGTTGATTGGCGATCGCTTCCAGTGTAAAGGGTTGGGTACGGAGTTCTTGCGTCGTCTGCTCGAAATCGGTCAAGACGAAAAATTGCAATACATCACGGCTGAGATTCTGTCTGAAAATCGAGCCATGCAGCACGTTTGTCAAAAACTCGGCTTTCATCTTGAATCCACCTCTGAGCCATCAATCATGAAAGTAGTTTACAAGTTACGCTAA
- the dtd gene encoding D-aminoacyl-tRNA deacylase, protein MRLIIQRVKSSQVQVDNVVIGKIGRGLNLLVGIANTDTETELDWMARKCLDLRLFPGDEGIADRWEKSVQEIGGELLVVSQFTLYGDCRKGRRPSFSQSAAPDVAQQLYEKFVERLRQSGLRVETGQFGAMMQVSIENDGPVTLLLEREHD, encoded by the coding sequence ATGCGTTTGATCATCCAACGAGTTAAATCTTCTCAAGTTCAAGTTGACAATGTTGTGATTGGCAAAATCGGCAGAGGATTGAATCTTTTGGTAGGGATTGCCAACACGGATACCGAAACAGAACTCGACTGGATGGCGCGAAAATGCCTGGATTTACGGCTATTTCCGGGTGATGAAGGTATTGCTGACCGTTGGGAAAAATCTGTGCAGGAGATTGGAGGTGAACTCTTAGTCGTCAGTCAGTTTACCCTCTACGGTGACTGCCGTAAAGGACGTCGCCCTTCTTTCAGTCAGTCAGCAGCGCCAGATGTCGCACAACAGCTATACGAAAAGTTTGTTGAGAGGTTACGGCAAAGTGGTTTACGGGTGGAAACAGGACAGTTTGGAGCCATGATGCAAGTCTCCATTGAAAATGATGGCCCTGTAACGCTACTTTTAGAACGAGAGCATGATTAG
- the cysS gene encoding cysteine--tRNA ligase encodes MALNLYNTLTRRKEPFEPLETGKVRMYCCGITVYDYCHLGHARTCIVWDTARRYLQWRGYDVQYVQNFTDIDDKILNRARQEGTSMEEVSERFIQTYFEDMERLNVKKADAYPRATHTLDGIKRLIYDLEQKNYAYPAAGDVYYAVRQFSEYGKLSGRKLEDMLAGASGRVDVQEEESKKKDPCDFALWKAAKPGEPAWESPWGEGRPGWHIECSAMIREQLGETIDIHTGGADLIFPHHENEIAQSEAVTGQPLARYWLHTAMVKVEGEKMAKSLGNFITIRDLLDRPVDSMAVRLFVLMAQYRKPIDFSDDAIESATNGWNTLKEGLLFGNQYGRQLGWTPEAVRANGDSPLQPALVERFNLAVDDDLNFAGGLAVLFEVAKDLRREGNLLVHEGKTETSPQELQVVWRTLVTLAEVLGLAAQPEVQEASADGLSDAEIEAFIQQRADARKAKNFAEGDRIRNELQAKGITLIDKPGGVTIWHRE; translated from the coding sequence ATGGCCTTAAATCTTTACAACACCCTGACTCGTCGCAAAGAACCTTTTGAACCGTTGGAAACTGGCAAAGTACGGATGTATTGCTGCGGCATCACGGTGTATGACTATTGCCATTTGGGTCATGCCAGAACCTGCATCGTTTGGGATACGGCAAGACGTTATCTGCAATGGCGCGGATATGACGTTCAGTATGTCCAGAATTTCACCGATATTGACGATAAAATCCTCAACCGGGCGCGGCAGGAGGGAACCTCTATGGAGGAGGTTTCAGAGCGCTTCATCCAGACCTATTTTGAGGATATGGAGCGGCTGAATGTGAAAAAAGCCGATGCTTATCCCAGAGCTACTCACACCCTGGATGGGATTAAACGGCTGATTTACGACTTAGAGCAGAAAAACTATGCCTACCCAGCAGCGGGTGATGTCTACTATGCGGTGCGTCAGTTCTCGGAGTATGGCAAGCTTTCGGGACGCAAGTTAGAAGACATGCTCGCAGGAGCAAGCGGACGAGTGGATGTACAAGAAGAGGAATCCAAGAAAAAAGACCCCTGTGACTTTGCTCTGTGGAAAGCGGCAAAACCAGGGGAACCTGCGTGGGAATCGCCTTGGGGTGAAGGTCGTCCGGGTTGGCATATTGAGTGCTCGGCGATGATTCGGGAACAGTTAGGTGAAACCATTGACATTCACACGGGTGGAGCCGATTTGATTTTCCCTCACCATGAGAATGAAATCGCTCAATCTGAAGCCGTAACCGGTCAGCCCTTAGCGCGTTACTGGCTACACACCGCCATGGTGAAAGTGGAGGGTGAGAAGATGGCGAAGTCTTTAGGCAACTTCATCACAATTCGAGATTTGCTGGATAGGCCGGTTGACTCTATGGCGGTGCGGCTGTTTGTGCTGATGGCACAATACCGCAAGCCGATTGATTTTTCTGATGATGCCATAGAATCCGCCACTAATGGTTGGAATACCCTGAAGGAAGGGTTGCTATTCGGCAACCAATATGGTAGGCAATTGGGTTGGACGCCAGAAGCCGTCAGGGCGAACGGCGATTCACCCCTACAACCTGCCTTGGTGGAACGATTTAATCTGGCAGTCGATGATGACTTAAATTTTGCTGGGGGTTTAGCGGTTTTGTTTGAAGTGGCGAAAGACTTACGCCGCGAAGGGAATCTCTTGGTGCATGAGGGCAAAACTGAAACATCGCCTCAAGAGTTGCAGGTTGTGTGGCGAACATTGGTAACTCTGGCGGAGGTGTTGGGTTTGGCAGCCCAACCAGAGGTACAGGAGGCATCGGCGGATGGGTTAAGTGATGCGGAGATTGAAGCGTTCATTCAGCAGCGTGCTGATGCACGCAAAGCCAAGAACTTTGCTGAGGGCGATCGCATCCGCAACGAACTTCAAGCCAAAGGCATTACCTTAATCGATAAGCCCGGTGGTGTGACAATTTGGCATCGTGAGTAA